CCTGTTCACCAAGACGCTGGCCCTGGAGTGGGCCCGGTACAACATTCAGGTCAACGCCCTCTGTCCCGGATATTTTTTGACAGATCTGAACCGGGATTTTTTCCAGACACCAGCCGGTCAGAAGGTCATCAGCAAGATCCCCATGCGTCGCCTGGCAGAGGTGAAGGAGATTCGGGGAGCCACGCTGCTTTTGGCCTCCGACGCCTCCAGTTTCATGACGGGATCGGTGGTAGTGGTCGATGGTGGGCACATTGTCGGATAGCCATTTCACATTAGCAAAAAATAAGATGGTAATCTGAGATAAATGGAGGAGAAATAAGATGGCATTAAAGACGTCGGATGAATATGTGGAACGGTTGAAAAAGATGAAACCCAATTTGTACGCCTATGGGAAGCAGATTAGGAGAGATGATCCGATGCTTGAGAAGCCAATCAATGTACTTAGGCTTACATTTGATTTGGCTCAAGATCCCGCATATAAGGATCTCATGGTAACCCAATCTCATCTCACGGGTGAGCCTATAAACCGCTTTACTTCTCTAAACCTCAGCATTGAGGATCTCTATAAACAACAGGAGATGAAACGAAGTCTATGCCACAAAGTAGGGGGGTGTATCCAGCGGTGTATGGCGACAGATACCCTCAATGCCATGGGAGTCGTCACCAAGGAGATTGACGATGCCAAAGGGACACAATATCATGACCACTTTCTTAAATTTCTAAAATACTACCAAACCAACGATCTTGTGGGAAGTGCATCCCAGACAGACCCAAAAGGTGACCGGAAGGCGAGGCCCCATCAGCAAAAAGATCCCGATCTTTACCTCCATATTGTTAAGAAAGATAAGAAAGGCATCATTGTTAGGGGAGCAAAGAATCATATTACCATGGGGCCCTATGTGGATGAACATCTTGTCATTCCTACGCGTGCCCTTACGGAAAAGGAAAGCGATTGGGCCGTGTCGTTTGCCATCCCAGCAGATACGGATGGCATTAAGTTGATCTCCCGAATTACCAGCCCCCGTCCACGCATAAATCTCCAAGCTCCCTATAATGATTACGGAGTGGCTGAATCCTTTTTGATTTTTGATGACCTATTTGTTCCGTGGGAAAGGGTATTCATGTGCGGAGAATGGGAGTTTGCTGGTTCCATGGCCCTCACATTTGCCGGCTTTCATCGCCATTCTTATTGCGGCTGCAAACCAGCTCTTACTGATATCATAATGGGTGCAACAGCCCTGGTGGCTGAATACAATGGTGTAGGTAATGCGCCTCATATCCAGGATGAGTTGACCGAACTGATGATCATCGGTGAGCTGGTTTATGCTTCGGGGATTGCGGCAGCGGCCAGGGCAGAAAAAACATCTTCGGGAATCTTTCGGCCTAAATTTCTTTATTCAAATACCGGCAGATACTTGGCTGGTATTAATGTTTACCATGAATACGAAATTCTGGTATCCATTGCTGGCGGGCTTCCTTCTACCCTTCCCCCGGAGGAAGATTGGCTTAATCCGGAGACCCGCCCCTATTTGGAAAAGTACATTAGACGAAATCCGGAGGTCTCTCCAGAGAAACTCCATCGGCTTTATCGTTTTATTTCGGATTTTACATGCTCAGCCAGCTGTGGTTGGGCTCAGCATGCTGGAATCCATGGAGGTGGATCCCCCGTGATGGAGAAAATTGGGATCAGGTCAACATATGACCTGGAATCAAAGAAGGAGGTTGTGAAATATCTGGCAGGAATTAAGGATTAGGATCTGTTGCCAAATTATGGGTTGGATAAATTTTCTTTATTCCCGCCAACCCAAGAACCCTTATGGAAAAGTCCTCAAGCGGGAGTTGCGGGAAAAATACTGGGCGGGCGAAGCCAGGAGAGTAAGATAAGAGAAATCATCCTCCTCCCTTTTTCAGGGAAATGTCAACGGCCAGCTTTTCTCCCAGGCGATTGAGTTTCTCCAGGAGGTCTGAGGGAGAGACTTCCACCGGGACTTGCAGAAGAATCTTCATGGTGAAGATCGGGGTACCGCTTTCGGGAGAAGGGGTGATTCTTGTGTGCATGTCGGTAATGTTTATTCTGTGATCTGCAAGTAGCCGGGAAACATGGTAAACGATACCCATGCGGTCCAAGCCCGTGGTGGAAAGTTCATAGATCTCTGTGATTCCCTTCAATTTGGGCATCCCCTCCGTTTCCTCTACAGGCGTAAGGAAAATAGAAAGATGTTTTTCCCACTCCAGCCGTTTGCATCCGGTGGAAAGTCGAAATTGAAATTCCTCGCCAGTTCCCGATAGTAGAATGAGGAGAGCGAATTGTTCCCCGAGTAGGGTCATACGGGAATCTTCCAGGTTTCCGCCGCATTCGTAAATCAGCCCAGCCACGTCAGCCACGATACCCGGCCTATCCTTGCCAATGGCCGAGAGAGCATAATACCGCTTCATAAATCCTCCCATAAAAGAGAAAAAATTTACCACAGAGCACGCCGAGAGCGCAGAGATAACATATCAAAAATTAAAAATCAAATATCAAAATTACAAACAAAATTAAAAGACGGAGTCTGGATTCCCGCCGGCGCGGGAATGACCCAACGAATAAACGACAAGACATTATTTTCAAAGAGCTAACCTCTTACAAATATTTTTTTATTTGCACTGTCATTTTGCATTTTGTTTTTTGGATTTTGATTTTAAGGTTTCTCGGCGGCCTCTGCGCTCTCCGCGGTGAAAGATTTATTGAAAAATGTTTTTAAGTTGCCCCAGAGCTTTAAGTACGCTTCGCGAGCTTCGTCTGTTGATACGGCTTGGAATCGCAATTTGTCCCCGGGAGCACATTGGGCAATCAGCGGCATGTCGGCTTGGATCAGGGTGGCAATGATCGGGTATCCGCCGATGGTCTGTCGGTCTGCCAGGAGGATGATCGGTTGGCCGTCGGGGGGAACTTGAACCGTGCCATTGGCCAGCCCGCAGGTGATCAATTCCCCAGACTTCTTCCTTTTAATGGGCTCTCCTCGCAGACGGTACCCCATGCGGTCGGATGGCGGGGTAACCGTGTATTCGGTGGAGAAAAAAACCTTTATTCCTTCTTCAGAGAAGAAGTCTGCAAATGGACCGGGGACGACGCGGAGCGTGGGGTTCTTTTGGTAAGGGGGTCGGTTTTTTTCCGGGAAAACCCTGCCGGCAAGATTGCGCAATGCCCCTGCCAGAGGGGGAACGGGCAGGTGGTCCTGGGATTTTAAAGCCCGCCCCTCCAAGCCGCCGAAGTGGCCCAGAAGGTAAGTAGAGCGGGATCCCATGAGGGGTGGAACGCCGATCCCCC
The sequence above is a segment of the Deltaproteobacteria bacterium genome. Coding sequences within it:
- a CDS encoding 4-hydroxyphenylacetate 3-hydroxylase N-terminal domain-containing protein — translated: MALKTSDEYVERLKKMKPNLYAYGKQIRRDDPMLEKPINVLRLTFDLAQDPAYKDLMVTQSHLTGEPINRFTSLNLSIEDLYKQQEMKRSLCHKVGGCIQRCMATDTLNAMGVVTKEIDDAKGTQYHDHFLKFLKYYQTNDLVGSASQTDPKGDRKARPHQQKDPDLYLHIVKKDKKGIIVRGAKNHITMGPYVDEHLVIPTRALTEKESDWAVSFAIPADTDGIKLISRITSPRPRINLQAPYNDYGVAESFLIFDDLFVPWERVFMCGEWEFAGSMALTFAGFHRHSYCGCKPALTDIIMGATALVAEYNGVGNAPHIQDELTELMIIGELVYASGIAAAARAEKTSSGIFRPKFLYSNTGRYLAGINVYHEYEILVSIAGGLPSTLPPEEDWLNPETRPYLEKYIRRNPEVSPEKLHRLYRFISDFTCSASCGWAQHAGIHGGGSPVMEKIGIRSTYDLESKKEVVKYLAGIKD
- a CDS encoding ACT domain-containing protein — translated: MKRYYALSAIGKDRPGIVADVAGLIYECGGNLEDSRMTLLGEQFALLILLSGTGEEFQFRLSTGCKRLEWEKHLSIFLTPVEETEGMPKLKGITEIYELSTTGLDRMGIVYHVSRLLADHRINITDMHTRITPSPESGTPIFTMKILLQVPVEVSPSDLLEKLNRLGEKLAVDISLKKGGG
- a CDS encoding biotin-dependent carboxyltransferase family protein, coding for MNPCPLFIMIEVIKAGLFTTVQDNGRWGYQGYGVGVAGAMDNFALSAANFLVGNAEGAAGLEMTLLGPTLKFHQETILAITGADLDPQLKGESIPNWTCHFAPSGSTLSFGGKKKGVRAYLAVGGGIGVPPLMGSRSTYLLGHFGGLEGRALKSQDHLPVPPLAGALRNLAGRVFPEKNRPPYQKNPTLRVVPGPFADFFSEEGIKVFFSTEYTVTPPSDRMGYRLRGEPIKRKKSGELITCGLANGTVQVPPDGQPIILLADRQTIGGYPIIATLIQADMPLIAQCAPGDKLRFQAVSTDEAREAYLKLWGNLKTFFNKSFTAESAEAAEKP